A window of the Virgibacillus pantothenticus genome harbors these coding sequences:
- a CDS encoding potassium channel family protein: MIAWVLVGCVIFVMGRSLVDFIYAGKMQLYMRRSGFSLEFFYMLLLIYGIVIIGFGLIYFVLSMQNMVLVENGELRQGGVLDSIGHAVYFSGVTMLTIGYGDITPVGIGRFIALIQALIGYILPTAFVLRLVQHQDQSRDQ, from the coding sequence TGGGGAGGAGCTTAGTTGATTTTATTTATGCTGGGAAAATGCAGCTTTATATGAGGCGAAGCGGGTTTTCTTTAGAATTTTTTTATATGCTTTTGCTTATTTATGGGATTGTTATCATCGGGTTTGGTTTAATTTATTTCGTCCTCTCCATGCAAAATATGGTTCTTGTTGAAAATGGAGAATTGAGACAAGGAGGGGTACTTGACTCCATTGGACACGCCGTTTATTTTAGCGGAGTAACGATGTTAACGATTGGTTATGGCGATATAACCCCTGTTGGTATAGGAAGATTCATTGCCCTCATCCAGGCTTTAATTGGTTATATTTTACCTACTGCTTTTGTACTCAGGCTCGTACAACATCAAGATCAGAGCAGGGATCAATGA